A genome region from Falco biarmicus isolate bFalBia1 chromosome 11, bFalBia1.pri, whole genome shotgun sequence includes the following:
- the PCSK9 gene encoding proprotein convertase subtilisin/kexin type 9 codes for MAPRALALVLVLVLARGAAELVEELVLALGAAEEGAAAVGAAPSGPAAFHRAAKASWRLPGRYVVMLRAGSGEAEVRGTAQQLQARAAWRGYLTKLLHVFHLLPAFLVKMSSDILDMALKLPHVEYIEEDAYVFAQSIPWNLRRIMPPQPSSGTYNPPNKGDLVQIYLLDTSVQSTHREIEGRVFVTDFGSIPEEDSTHFHKQVKCDSHGTHVAGVLSGRDAGVATGAKVRSLRVLNCQGKGTISGTLTGLEFIKATLEAQPYVPLVVLLPFAGTYSRVLNAGCRRMARMGVVVVTAAGNYKDDACLYSPASEPEVITVGATNSEDQPASFGTLGTNFGHCVDLFAPGDDIIGASSDCSTCFTAQSGTSQAAAHVAGIASMLLSAEPQLSLAELRQRLLHFATKNVMDMAWFPEEQWLQTPNSVAGLPVWLGTDEQLYCRSVWSARSGLTWHATAMARCAGAEEMLGCSSFSHSGRRLGEHMEEKDGQKQCVAHNAFRGQGVYAIARCCTWPRAECRIHASSPAAGGAGCSLQDHVLTGCSFHSPAVVLGDGGRPITGLGSEPSHCASRTEVMAHALCCPAASLECRLKEHMSLGPTEKVMVSCDDGWTLTGCNAHSQSPGTMGAYAVDGTCVAASVRGSSTAVVIAICCRSRQ; via the exons ATGGCCCCGCGGGCGCTGgcgctggtgctggtgctggtgctggcacGGGGGGCAGcggagctggtggaggagctggtgctggCCCTGGGGGCGGCCGAGGAGGGGGCAGCCGCCGTCGGGGCTGCTCCGTCGGGACCCGCTGCCTTCCATCGCGCCGCCAAG GCATCGTGGCGGCTGCCTGGGCGCTACGTGGTGATGCTGCGGGCAGGCAGCGGCGAGGCTGAGGTGCGAGGCAcggcacagcagctgcaggcccGGGCAGCGTGGCGGGGATACCTGACCAAGCTGCTGCATGTCTTCCACCTCCTGCCCGCCTTCCTGGTGAAGATGAGCAGCGACATCCTGGACATG GCGCTGAAGCTGCCGCATGTGGAGTACATTGAGGAGGATGCCTATGTTTTCGCCCAGAGCATCCCCTGGAACCTGCGCAGGATcatgccaccacagcccagctcagGCACCTACAACCCTCCCA ATAAAGGTGACCTGGTGCAGATCTACCTGCTGGACACTAGCGTGCAGAGCACCCACCGGGAGATTGAGGGCAGGGTGTTTGTGACCGACTTTGGGAGCATCCCTGAGGAGGACAGCACCCACTTCCACAAGCAG GTCAAGTGTGACAGCCACGGGACACACGTGGCTGGGGTGCTGAGTGGGCGTGATGCTGGTGTGGCCACGGGTGCCAAGGTCCGTAGCCTCCGTGTGCTGAACTGCCAGGGGAAGGGCACCATCAGCGGGACCCTCACCG GCCTGGAGTTTATCAAGGCAACGCTGGAGGCTCAGCCCTACGTGCCGCTGGTCGTGCTGCTGCCCTTCGCTGGCACCTACAGCCGTGTGCTAAACGCCGGCTGCCGGCGGATGGCACGgatgggggtggtggtggtcaCGGCTGCCGGTAACTACAAGGACGATGCCTGCCTGTACTCGCCAGCATCTGAGCCAGAG GTCATCACAGTCGGTGCCACCAACAGCGAGGACCAGCCGGCCTCCTTCGGTACCCTAGGCACCAACTTTGGCCACTGTGTGGACCTGTTTGCCCCGGGAGATGACATCATCGGTGCCTCCAGCGACTGCAGCACGTGCTTCACTGCGCAGAGCGGGACATCACAGGCAGCTGCACATGTGGCAG GCATTGCCTCCATGCTGCTCAGCGCCGAGCCCCAGCTGAGCCTCGCCGAGCTCCGGCAGCGCCTCCTGCACTTTGCCACCAAGAACGTCATGGACATGGCGTGGTTCCCTGAGGAGCAGTGGCTTCAGACCCCCAACAGCGTGGCTGGGCTGCCTGTCTGGCTGGGCACAG ATGAGCAGCTGTACTGCCGCTCGGTGTGGTCGGCACGCTCGGGGCTCACCTGGCATGCCACGGCCATGGCCCGCTGTGCCGGTGCCGAGGAGATGCTCGGCTGCTCCAGCTTCTCCCACAGTGGCAGGCGGCTGGGGGAGCACATGGAG gagaaggaCGGGCAGAAGCAGTGCGTGGCCCACAATGCTTTCCGGGGCCAGGGTGTCTACGCCATTGCCAGGTGCTGCACATGGCCCAGGGCTGAGTGCCGGATCCATGCCAGCTCCCCGGCTGCTGGGGGGGCcggctgctccctgcaggaccACGTGCTGACCG GGTGCAGCTTCCACTCGCCCGCTGTGGTGCTGGGTGACGGTGGCAGACCCATCACGGGGCTGGGGAGTGAGCCCAGTCACTGCGCCAGCAGGACGGAGGTGATGGCGCATGCCttgtgctgccctgctgccagcctcgAGTGCCGGCTGAAGGAGCACATGTCCCTGGGCCCTACAGAGAAG GTGATGGTGTCCTGTGATGATGGCTGGACGCTGACGGGCTGTAATGCCCATTCCCAGAGCCCCGGCACCATGGGAGCCTACGCTGTGGATGGTACCTGTGTGGCAGCCAGTGTCCGTGGCAGCAGCACGGCTGTGGTCATTGCCATTTGCTGCCGGAGCCGGCAGTAG
- the BSND gene encoding barttin has protein sequence MAEDKTFRYGFIMLGFFLVMTGMFIMSVEKPQIYITFCALGVLLIAVGVTWSMCQCYPKITFIPVNLEAEQFLDHKSIVLPEGDTCLIAACPKQEATSTYEQSLPSYEQTQGQALGSAPLPPTAHPRPRRCSQPAVQAKAEVHRELGGAGDPPQELAPRLEEAEGSCSPWTAPGAAPLASLLEDMDTPSLGGSVPSSPVPRGRHPPSAARSGCTLTSSPARGEHPSSSHEGAGEEDDFYYGLQEGLDSLLEDSDCLFEPEN, from the exons ATGGCGGAGGACAAGACCTTTCGTTATGGGTTCATCATGCTGGGTTTCTTCCTGGTGATGACGGGGATGTTCATCATGAGCGTGGAAAAGCCCCAGATCTACATCACTTTCTGCGCCCTGGGTGTCCTGCTTATAGCTGTGGGCGTCACCTGGAGCATGTGCCAGTGCTACCCGAAG atAACGTTCATTCCTGTGAACCTTGAGGCTGAGCAGTTCCTGGACCACAAATCCATCGTTCTGCCGGAGGGGGACACATG CCTGATTGCAGCCTGCCCCAAGCAAGAGGCCACCAGCACCTACGAGCAAAGCCTGCCGTCCTACGAGCAGACCCAGGGGCAGGCGCTGGGCTCAGCCCCACTCCCAcccacggcccatcccagaccCCGccgctgctcccagccagccgTGCAGGCCAAAGCAGAGGTGCAccgggagctggggggtgcGGGGGACCCCCCCCAAGAGCTGGCGCCTCGGCTGGAagaggcagaaggcagctg CTCCCCCTGGACAGCCCCGGGGGCCGCGCCGCTGGCATCCCTCCTGGAGGACATGGACACGCCATCGCTGGGGGGCTCCgtgcccagcagccctgtgccacgGGGCCGGCACCCACCGTCTGCTGCCCGTTCCGGCTGCACCCTGACCAGCTCCCCAGCACGGGGAGAACACCCCAGTTCGTCCCACGaaggtgctggggaggaggatgaCTTCTATTATGGGCTCCAAGAGGGGCTGGATTCTCTGCTCGAGGATAGCGACTGCCTTTTTGAGCCTGAAAACTGA